The following are from one region of the Halalkalicoccus tibetensis genome:
- a CDS encoding TOBE domain-containing protein, whose protein sequence is MTLGIRLENIVPPDGEENISKSRVSVVEPVGDQSYLHLEVGDDQLTAKVSSENQDISIEY, encoded by the coding sequence ATGACGCTTGGAATCCGCCTCGAAAATATCGTACCTCCCGATGGCGAGGAAAACATCAGTAAATCGAGAGTCTCCGTCGTAGAACCGGTGGGTGATCAGAGTTACCTGCATCTTGAAGTAGGAGACGATCAACTGACTGCAAAAGTCAGCAGTGAGAATCAGGACATTTCAATTGAATATTAA